In Pseudokineococcus lusitanus, one genomic interval encodes:
- a CDS encoding TOBE domain-containing protein, whose translation MPHYRISEAAGLLGVSDDTVRRWVDSGVLEAGRDGAGRRVVEGAALAAYAREHAAAAAPDPTGVARSARNRFVGLVTRVVADGVMAQVEVQCGPHAVVSLMSAEAARELGLEPGVQAVAVVKATTVVVETPRDRA comes from the coding sequence ATGCCGCACTACCGGATCAGCGAGGCCGCCGGGCTCCTCGGTGTCAGCGACGACACCGTGCGGCGGTGGGTCGACTCGGGGGTGCTCGAGGCGGGGCGCGACGGCGCCGGGCGCCGGGTCGTCGAGGGGGCCGCGCTCGCCGCCTACGCGCGGGAGCACGCCGCCGCCGCGGCGCCGGACCCGACCGGCGTGGCGCGATCCGCGCGCAACCGCTTCGTCGGGCTCGTCACCCGCGTCGTCGCCGACGGCGTCATGGCGCAGGTCGAGGTGCAGTGCGGGCCGCACGCCGTCGTCTCGCTCATGAGCGCCGAGGCGGCGCGGGAGCTGGGGCTCGAGCCCGGCGTGCAGGCCGTCGCCGTCGTCAAGGCCACCACCGTCGTCGTCGAGACCCCCCGGGACCGCGCATGA
- a CDS encoding GGDEF domain-containing protein, whose protein sequence is MSAGRAVLATVRDAVLPPDLPGRRALGALLLPLAVTAALLLTPVGRAAPLLLGVVVAALGTLAAAVPAVVALRRAPARRTQLRFLLLGILVWTASHVVLVHDVLDGGLDPLPPSRHPFAVAILLLATAVLLDDRRSTAAPVAVEALVVIGGGATTTAAVLAGPVVLGWVPPLAAFALLVPGTWLALVVVVLARRRLPGRRPGRRDVRLVLGLLLLAVAEATFLVPVGLAELGRLGQPGRLLAYVVGLLLLSTALARPPTGAADGVRRPAVVPVVVVSATSVLLVALNGVLPPPFGPVVVATAVVTSVAVHVLLAVTLRTAGGAHAAHEDALTDDLTGAANRRALRREVGSRASRGALGLVLVDLDGFKGVNDAYGHAAGDAVLVATAARLRAAAGPDALVARLGGDEFAVLVRGADAGADAVTALAGRCAVALGRPVEHDGALLPGAGSVGTARCLLTGAGPEDAATALDHLLRTADRAMYAVKASRPPRPRGPVGLEDPAPAAAHA, encoded by the coding sequence GTGAGCGCCGGGCGGGCCGTGCTCGCGACGGTGCGCGACGCCGTCCTGCCGCCCGACCTCCCGGGGCGTCGCGCGCTGGGCGCGCTGCTCCTGCCCCTCGCGGTCACGGCGGCCCTTCTGCTCACGCCCGTCGGCCGTGCCGCGCCGCTGCTCCTCGGGGTCGTCGTCGCCGCCCTCGGCACCCTCGCCGCGGCCGTGCCCGCCGTCGTCGCGCTCCGGCGGGCGCCCGCCCGCCGCACGCAGCTGCGCTTCCTGCTGCTGGGGATCCTCGTGTGGACCGCCTCGCACGTCGTCCTCGTCCACGACGTGCTCGACGGCGGCCTGGACCCCCTGCCGCCGTCCCGCCACCCCTTCGCCGTGGCCATCCTCCTGCTGGCGACCGCCGTCCTCCTCGACGACCGGCGCTCGACGGCGGCACCGGTGGCGGTCGAGGCCCTCGTCGTCATCGGGGGCGGCGCGACGACGACGGCGGCCGTCCTCGCCGGTCCCGTGGTCCTCGGGTGGGTCCCGCCGCTGGCCGCCTTCGCGCTGCTCGTCCCCGGCACGTGGCTGGCGCTCGTCGTCGTCGTGCTCGCCCGCCGCCGGCTCCCCGGACGTCGGCCCGGCCGGCGCGACGTCCGCCTGGTGCTCGGGCTGCTCCTCCTCGCCGTCGCCGAGGCGACCTTCCTCGTCCCCGTGGGCCTCGCCGAGCTCGGCCGGCTCGGGCAGCCCGGTCGGCTGCTCGCCTACGTCGTCGGGCTGCTGCTCCTGTCGACGGCCCTCGCCCGCCCGCCGACGGGGGCGGCGGACGGGGTCCGTCGCCCGGCCGTCGTCCCGGTCGTCGTGGTCTCGGCGACCTCGGTCCTCCTCGTCGCGCTCAACGGCGTGCTCCCGCCGCCCTTCGGGCCCGTCGTCGTCGCCACGGCCGTGGTGACCTCCGTCGCCGTCCACGTCCTCCTCGCCGTGACCCTCCGCACCGCCGGCGGGGCGCACGCCGCCCACGAGGACGCGCTCACCGACGACCTCACCGGTGCGGCCAACCGCCGGGCGCTGCGCCGCGAGGTCGGCAGCCGGGCCTCGCGGGGCGCGCTCGGCCTCGTCCTCGTCGACCTCGACGGCTTCAAGGGCGTCAACGACGCCTACGGCCACGCGGCGGGCGACGCCGTCCTCGTCGCGACGGCGGCCCGGCTGCGCGCCGCAGCGGGCCCCGACGCCCTCGTCGCCCGCCTCGGCGGGGACGAGTTCGCCGTCCTCGTCCGGGGCGCCGACGCCGGCGCCGACGCGGTGACGGCGCTCGCCGGACGCTGCGCCGTCGCCCTCGGGCGACCCGTCGAGCACGACGGCGCCCTGCTGCCCGGTGCCGGCTCGGTCGGGACGGCCCGCTGCCTGCTCACCGGGGCGGGCCCCGAGGACGCGGCGACCGCCCTGGACCACCTGCTGCGCACGGCCGACCGCGCGATGTACGCCGTCAAGGCGAGCCGCCCGCCGCGGCCGCGCGGACCCGTCGGGCTCGAGGACCCGGCCCCGGCCGCCGCCCACGCCTGA
- a CDS encoding ATP-binding cassette domain-containing protein codes for MSGLLVAATAPDRDVDVEVAAGPGEVVAVLGANGAGKSTALALAAGLLRPARGRVVLDGTVLADAGGPGRRPAWTPPHRRRTALMTQDALLLPHLAARDDVAFPLRARGVGRREARRRAEGWLARVDAAGLADRRPAQLSGGQQQRVALARALAAEPRALLLDEPTAALDVAAAPAVRALLAEVLAGGDRCALLVTHDVLDVVALAHRAVVLEHGRVVEQGPVHGPDGVLAAPRSAFAARLAGVGLLRGTAATGGLRRPDGTLLPGRPAPGCAAGTAAVAAVPPSALRVVPAGTAGALPLVVAAVEPRGDVVRLRAADGPGGEPGPAVDVPLAALRPGAAVPGATLAVAVDAAAVRVRAALG; via the coding sequence GTGAGCGGCCTCCTCGTCGCGGCCACCGCGCCGGACCGGGACGTCGACGTCGAGGTCGCCGCCGGGCCCGGGGAGGTCGTCGCCGTCCTCGGGGCGAACGGCGCGGGCAAGTCGACGGCGCTCGCGCTGGCCGCGGGGCTGCTGCGTCCCGCGCGCGGACGGGTCGTCCTCGACGGGACGGTGCTCGCCGACGCCGGCGGGCCGGGCCGGCGCCCCGCCTGGACGCCGCCGCACCGTCGTCGGACCGCCCTCATGACGCAGGACGCGCTGCTCCTGCCGCACCTGGCGGCGCGCGACGACGTGGCCTTCCCGCTCCGCGCACGGGGCGTCGGACGGCGGGAGGCGCGGCGCCGCGCGGAGGGCTGGCTCGCGCGGGTCGACGCCGCGGGTCTCGCCGACCGCCGCCCGGCGCAGCTGTCCGGCGGGCAGCAGCAGCGGGTCGCGCTCGCCCGGGCCCTCGCGGCCGAGCCGCGGGCCCTCCTGCTCGACGAGCCGACGGCGGCCCTCGACGTCGCCGCCGCGCCCGCCGTCCGGGCGCTCCTCGCGGAGGTGCTCGCGGGCGGCGACCGGTGCGCGCTGCTCGTGACGCACGACGTCCTCGACGTCGTCGCGCTGGCGCACCGCGCCGTCGTGCTCGAGCACGGGCGCGTCGTCGAGCAGGGGCCGGTGCACGGCCCCGACGGCGTGCTCGCCGCGCCGCGGAGCGCCTTCGCCGCGCGCCTCGCCGGCGTCGGGCTCCTGCGGGGCACGGCGGCCACGGGCGGGCTCCGGCGGCCCGACGGCACGCTCCTCCCCGGCAGGCCCGCGCCCGGGTGCGCGGCCGGGACGGCGGCCGTCGCGGCGGTCCCGCCGTCGGCGCTGCGGGTGGTGCCGGCGGGGACGGCGGGCGCGCTGCCGCTCGTCGTCGCCGCCGTCGAGCCGCGGGGCGACGTCGTCCGGCTGCGGGCGGCCGACGGGCCGGGCGGCGAGCCCGGGCCGGCGGTCGACGTGCCCCTCGCGGCGCTCCGGCCGGGGGCCGCGGTGCCCGGCGCGACGCTGGCCGTGGCCGTCGACGCGGCGGCCGTGCGGGTGCGTGCCGCCCTGGGTTGA
- a CDS encoding ABC transporter permease → MTADLAPGTRPSGRAGRPAVAGLPRWVLLPAAVGAALVVVPLLALALRAPWTRLPSLLTTPAAVDALLLSLRTAGTATVLCVLLGVPMALVLARSTWRGVRVLRALVLLPLVLPPVVGGIALLSAFGRRGLLGESLEVLGVEVAFSTTAVVLAQTFVALPFLVVSLDGALRTAGRRHEEVAAVLGARPTTVLRRVTLPLVLPGLVSGAVLSFARALGEFGATLTFAGSLQGTTRTLPLEVYLQRETDPDAAVALSLLLVAVAVLVVVAVRGRPAA, encoded by the coding sequence GTGACGGCCGACCTCGCCCCGGGCACGCGCCCGAGCGGACGAGCAGGGCGCCCCGCCGTCGCGGGCCTGCCCCGCTGGGTGCTCCTTCCCGCGGCGGTCGGCGCGGCGCTCGTCGTCGTCCCGCTCCTCGCGCTGGCCCTCCGGGCCCCGTGGACCCGCCTGCCGTCGTTGCTGACCACGCCGGCCGCCGTCGACGCCCTGCTCCTCAGCCTCCGGACCGCGGGCACGGCCACGGTGCTGTGCGTGCTGCTCGGCGTCCCGATGGCGCTCGTCCTCGCCCGGTCGACGTGGCGCGGGGTGCGGGTCCTGCGCGCGCTCGTCCTCCTGCCGCTCGTGCTGCCGCCGGTCGTCGGCGGCATCGCGCTGCTGTCCGCCTTCGGCCGCCGCGGGCTGCTCGGCGAGAGCCTCGAGGTGCTCGGCGTCGAGGTCGCCTTCTCGACGACGGCCGTCGTCCTCGCGCAGACCTTCGTCGCCCTGCCCTTCCTCGTCGTCAGCCTCGACGGCGCGCTGCGCACCGCGGGCCGCCGGCACGAGGAGGTCGCCGCCGTCCTGGGGGCCAGGCCGACGACGGTGCTGCGGCGCGTGACGCTGCCGCTCGTCCTGCCCGGCCTCGTCTCCGGCGCGGTGCTGTCCTTCGCGCGCGCCCTCGGCGAGTTCGGCGCGACCCTCACCTTCGCCGGCAGCCTCCAGGGCACCACCCGGACCCTCCCCCTCGAGGTCTACCTGCAGCGCGAGACCGACCCGGACGCCGCCGTCGCGCTCTCGCTGCTGCTCGTGGCCGTCGCGGTGCTCGTCGTCGTCGCGGTGCGCGGCCGGCCCGCCGCGTGA
- the modA gene encoding molybdate ABC transporter substrate-binding protein — translation MSPVRTALPLALVAVLLVGCGGADDVDPSAPTAAGDPGPALEGTLTVFAAASLTEVVDELAEQMQEENPGLTVRASYAGSSDLAAQLQEGAPADVLATADERTMQAVVDAGLTAGEPEVFATNVLTLVTPPDDPAGVASLADAARDDVAVVVCAPQVPCGAATERVEEAAGVTLSPVSEEGSVTDVLGKVTSGEADAGLVYVTDARRAGDAVRVVDVPEAAAAVNRYPVATLADAASPEAAAAFVDLLAGPDGQELLADAGFGPPDGP, via the coding sequence ATGAGCCCGGTCCGCACCGCCCTCCCGCTCGCCCTCGTCGCCGTCCTGCTCGTCGGGTGCGGCGGCGCCGACGACGTCGACCCCTCCGCCCCGACGGCGGCCGGCGACCCCGGCCCGGCGCTCGAGGGCACCCTCACCGTCTTCGCGGCGGCGTCGCTCACCGAGGTCGTCGACGAGCTCGCGGAGCAGATGCAGGAGGAGAATCCGGGCCTCACGGTGCGGGCGTCGTACGCCGGGTCCTCCGACCTCGCCGCCCAGCTGCAGGAGGGGGCGCCGGCCGACGTCCTCGCCACCGCCGACGAGCGGACGATGCAGGCCGTCGTCGACGCCGGGCTCACGGCGGGCGAGCCGGAGGTCTTCGCCACCAACGTCCTCACCCTCGTCACCCCGCCCGACGACCCCGCGGGCGTCGCGTCGCTCGCCGACGCCGCCCGGGACGACGTCGCCGTCGTCGTCTGCGCCCCGCAGGTGCCGTGCGGCGCCGCGACCGAGCGGGTCGAGGAGGCCGCGGGGGTCACGCTCTCGCCCGTCAGCGAGGAGGGCTCGGTCACCGACGTCCTCGGGAAGGTGACGAGCGGCGAGGCCGACGCCGGGCTCGTCTACGTCACCGACGCCCGGCGCGCGGGGGACGCCGTCCGCGTCGTCGACGTCCCCGAGGCCGCCGCGGCGGTCAACCGCTACCCCGTCGCCACGCTGGCCGACGCCGCCTCCCCCGAGGCCGCCGCCGCCTTCGTCGACCTCCTCGCCGGCCCGGACGGCCAGGAGCTGCTGGCGGACGCCGGGTTCGGCCCGCCCGACGGCCCGTGA